From Camelina sativa cultivar DH55 chromosome 20, Cs, whole genome shotgun sequence, the proteins below share one genomic window:
- the LOC104770472 gene encoding E3 ubiquitin-protein ligase AIP2-like yields MQELINGLDSIIPEMLEDGGPPRVPPASKEVVEKLPVIVFSEELLKELGPEAECCICKENLVIGDKMQELPCKHTFHPPCLKPWLDEHNSCPICRHELPTDDQKYENWKEREKEAEEERKGAENAVRGGEYMYV; encoded by the exons ATGCTAGAAGATGGTGGACCACCAAGAGTTCCACCGGCTAGTAAAGAAGTTGTAGAGAAACTTCCAGTGATCGTTTTCAGCGAGGAACTGCTTAAAGAGTTAGGACCAGAGGCAGAATGCTGCATCTGCAAGGAGAATCTTGTAATCGGTGACAAAATGCAGGAGCTGCCATGCAAACACACATTCCACCCTCCTTGCCTAAAGCCTTGGCTG GACGAGCATAACTCTTGCCCTATATGTCGTCATGAATTACCAACAGACGATCAGAAATATGAAAACTGgaaagagagggagaaagagGCCGAGGAAGAGAGGAAAGGCGCAGAAAATGCTGTCCGCGGAGGTGAATATATGTACGTTTAG